The nucleotide sequence CAGTACTGGCTTTCCGTGGGCGCGCAGCCCACCGAACCGGTGCGCAAGCTGCTGCAGATCACCGGCGACTGGCAGAAGTTCAAGGGTCTGCCGGGCGCCGAGGGCCGGCTGAAGGTCAAGCCCGCCAAGCCCAGCAAGCTCGAGCTGTTCAACGCCGCGCTGGCGGCCGCCGAGGGTGCCCCCACCACCGAGGCCGCGAAGCCGAAGAAGAAGGCGGGCGCCAAGAAGGCCGCGAAGACCGAAGAGGCGACGCCTGAGGCAGAAGACGCGCACCCCGCGGCCGAAGCGGAGCCCGCCGGCGAGGCCGGCGAGGCCGTGGCTGAGGCCGCCGCCGAGGCGCCGGCCGAGGCGGCGGAGCCGACCGAGACAGCCGAGACCGAGTCCGCGGAAAGCTGACGATGAGCACGGTTGTCGTAGACGCTGTCGAGCATCTGGTGCGGGGAATCGTCGACAACCCCGACGATGTCCGGGTGGACATGGTCACCAGCCGGCGCGGGCGCACGGTCGAGGTGCATGTCCATCCCGACGATCTGGGCAAGGTGATCGGTCGCGGGGGACGCACCGCGACGGCGTTGCGCACGCTGGTCGCCGGCATCGGCGGCCGCGGCATCCGCGTCGACGTGGTGGACACCGACCAGTAGCTCATGGAGCTGCCTTGGAGCTGACAGTCGGGCGCGTGGTCAAAGCGCACGGCGTCAGCGGCGAGGTCGTGGTCGAAATCCGCACCGACGATCCCGGGGAACGGTTCGCGCCGGGTACTACGTTGCGCGCCAAGCGATCCCGTGACGGTGGCGGTGAAGAGCGCCGCTATGTCGTCGAGGGCGCGCGCGAGCACAGTGGACGGCTGCTGGTGCGGTTAGCCGGAGTGGCCGACCGCGACGCGGCCGACGCGCTGCGCGGCAGCCTGTTCGTCATCGATTCCGACGACCTGCCGCCCATCGACGAGCCGGATACCTACTACGACCACCAACTGGAGGGCCTTCGGGTCCGGACCGTCACGGGGACCGACGTCGGCGTCGTCGCCGAGGTGCTGCACACCGCGGCCGGTGAACTGTTGGCGGTCAAGGGCGATTCCGGGGAAGTCTTGGTGCCGTTCGTCGGTGCGATCGTCACGTCGGTCTCGCTCGACGACGGGACCGTCTTGATCGACCCGCCCGACGGCCTGCTGGATTTGACGTGACGCCCATGAGGGTCGACGTCGTCACCATCTTTCCGTCCTACCTGGACCCGCTGCGACAATCATTGCCGGGAAAGGCGATTGAGTCCGGTCTGGTCGACCTGCGCGTGCACGACCTGCGCCGTTGGACGCATGACGTGCATCGCTCGGTGGACGACGCTCCATACGGCGGCGGTCCGGGAATGGTGATGCGGGCGCCGGTGTGGGGCGACGCACTCGATGAAATCTGTTCGGGCGAAACGTTGTTGGTCGTCCCCACCCCCGCCGGCGCGCTGTTCACCCAGGCGACCGCGCAGCGCTGGAGCGCCGAGGCGCACCTGGTGTTCGCCTGCGGGCGTTACGAAGGCATCGACCAGCGGGTGATCGACGACGCCGCCCGGCGGATGCGGGTCGAAGAGGTCTCGATCGGAGACTACGTGTTGCCCGGCGGCGAGGCCGCGGCCGTGGTGATGATCGAGGCCGTGCTGCGCCTGGTGGCGGGGTTCCTCGGCAATCCCGCGTCGCTGCAAGAGGATTCGCACTCGCCGGGCCTGGACGGGCTGTTGGAAGGGCCCAGCTACACCCGGCCGCCGAGCTGGCGCGGACTGGACGTCCCGGAAGTCCTGCTGTCCGGCGACCATGCCCGCATCGCGGCCTGGCGCCGCGAGGTCTCGCTGCAGCGCACCCGGGAACGCCGCCCCGACCTACGTCAGGACGCCGACAGGGACTAGGACTGCCCCGTCGAGCGTGCGCAGTTGCACACCCGCGACGGCGTGTCGCTGCACAGACGCGCACGCTCGCGGCTAGTTAATTACGCGCGCGGGTTAGATGCGGCCGTTGGGGAATATCGTCTTGACGGCCTGGGTGATGGTGGCTCGCGCGGTCGCGTCGTCGGAGGGCTGCAGCGACTCGATCACCATGATGTAGCGCCGGTCCGCGCCGATCACGCCGGTGGACAGATGCATCCAGTCGGCGCCGATGCAACACATCCAGCCCTGCTTGACCGCGACCGGTTCGGCGTACAGGCCGTCGGGGATCCCGAACCGCTGGGGATAGCCGTCGTTGCCGTTGGGCGTCGACTGGGCCAGATCGTTGATGATCATCCTGGCCCGCTCCGGCGGAAGCCCGCCGGCCCCGTCGAGCAGCTTTTCGTAGTAGCGCACCAAGTCGCCCGCCGTGCTGATGGTGTTCCACCAGCGCCCGTCGCCGGGCGGTGTGGTCGCCGCCAGGCCATACCGGTTCGCGACCTGGCTGACGATGACGTCGCCGCCGTTCTGCCCCCAGAATTTTTCGGCGGCGCCGTCGTCGGAGGCCTGCAGCATGATGTCCATCGCCTGACGGTCTTCCGGCGACAGCGTGGTCTTGCCCGCGGATTCGGCCGCCAGCAGATCGTCGGCGATGAACAGCTTGGCCACCGACGCGATGCCGGGAATCGGGGCGTCGCCATTGGAGACCAGCTGATGGGTGAACCGATCGAGCACCGCCACCGAAAGGTTGGCGCCGGCGGCGGCGGCCTGATCGCTGGCCTGCTGGATGCGTGCCTGCACGCCGCTAAGACCGGAGTAACCGAGAGTCGGCGGCCGCTCGGCCATTGCGGGCGGGGCGCCGGCCTGCAGCAGCATGTCGGCCAGCTTCGGTTGCGGCTGCACTGAGCCCGGCGCGCTGTACGTGGGCTTGGCCGCCTTGTTCAGCGCTGTCGACTCGAGGATCGCCTGGTCACATCCCGCCAGCACGAGCGTCACCACCGCCATGGCGCTGAGCAGTGCGAGCGGCCGTGGGTGCATCGTTTTCTCTTGCTCCTCCAGCTCGGGTGGCTATGCGGCTGCTGTGGCGTCCTCCGGTGTCCGACAGGCGCATTTTGCCCCAGTAATGTGTACCACTCACCAGCGCGCACGGCGGCTCATGAATCGCGGCGTTTACATGTGATTTTCAAAGCGAGCGGGGCGTCTGGCACAATTGACCAGTTGTCTCGCGCGCTCACTGCTGCGCGAAGAAGCCCGAACACCCCAAGGAAGTGTCTTAGCTCATGAACAGGCTGGACTTCGTCGACCAGACGTCGCTGCGCGACGATATCCCGGCCTTCGGCCCGGGCGACACCATCAACGTGCACGTCAAGGTCATCGAGGGCGCCAAGGAACGTATCCAGGTGTTCAAGGGTGTCGTGATTCGCCGGCAGGGCGGCGGCATCCGGGAGACCTTCACCGTGCGCAAGGAGAGCTACGGCGTCGGCGTCGAGCGGACCTTTCCGGTGCATTCGCCCAACATCGACCACATCGAGGTCGTGACGCGCGGCGATGTTCGTCGCGCCAAGCTGTACTATCTGCGCGAACTGCGTGGCAAGAAGGCCAAGATCAAGGAGAAGCGCTGACCGGTGCGCTCGGGTGGTTTCCGGGTGCTGGCTAGTGTGATGTCGTGACCGAAACCACCGACTCGTCACCTGAGCCTCAGCCCGACGGCGAAACCGAAGCGGCCCCGGAGGGCCCGCCGCCCGGTGCGGCCGACGAGCCCAAGAAGCGGTCAACGCTCCGGGAACTCGCGCTTTTGGCGGTCATCGCCGTGGTGCTCTACTACGTCATGTTGACGTTCGTGGCGCGTCCGTACCTGATCCCGTCGGAATCGATGGAGCCCACGCTGCACGGGTGCGCGGGCTGCGTCGGTGACCGCATCATGGTCGACAAGCTCACCTACCGCTTCGGGTCCCCGCAGCCGGGTGACGTCATCGTCTTCAAGGGGCCGCCGAACTGGAACTACGGCTACAAGTCGATCCGTTCGCACAACACCGCGCTGCGCTGGGTGCAGAACGCGCTGTCGTTCATCGGGTTCGTGCCCCCCGACGAGAACGACCTGGTGAAGCGGGTCATCGCGGTGGGTGGGCAGACGGTGCAGTGCCGGGCGGACACCGGGCTGACCGTCAACGGCAAGCCGCTGAAGGAGCCGTTCCTCAACTCCGCCACCATGATGGCCGACCCGGCGGTGTACCCGTGCCTGGGCAGCGAGTTCGGGCCGGTCACCGTCCCGCAGGGGCGGCTGTGGGTGATGGGCGACAACCGGACGCATTCGGCGGACTCGCGGGCGCATTGCAACAGCACCCCGGCCGATGCGGTCAAGGGGATTCTGTGCACCGGGGACCCGGCGGCGGGCACCGTGCCGGTGTCCAATGTCATCGGCAAGGCGAGGTTCATCGTCTGGCCGCCGTCGCGATGGGGTGGCGTGGGTTCGGTGAACCCACAGCAGGGTCGCTAGCCGTGGCCACCACGTGGCCGCCGCGGACCGTGATCCGCAAAGCTTCGGGATTGCGGACCCTGGAGTCCGCACTGCACCGCAGCGGTCTCGGACCGGTGGCCGGCGTGGACGAGGTGGGCCGCGGCGCCTGCGCCGGGCCCCTGGTGGTGGCGGCCTGTGTGCTCGGGCCGGGGAGGCTGGAAAGCCTTGCAGCGCTTGATGATTCGAAGAAGCTTACGGAGAAGGTCCGGGAGAAGCTGTTCCCGCTGATCTGCCGCTACGCGCTGGCCTACCACGTGGTGTTCATCCCGTCGGTCGAGGTGGACCGGCGCGGCGTGCACGTGGCCAACATCGAGGGCATGCGTCGCGCCGTGGCCGGCCTGTCGGTGCGGCCGGGCTATGTGCTCAGCGACGGGTTTCGGGTGCCCGGGCTGACGGTGCCGTCGCTGCCGGTGGTCGGCGGCGACGCGGCGGCCGCCTGCATTGCCGCGGCCAGTGTGCTGGCCAAGGTGAGCCGGGACCGTTTCATGGTCGCGATGGACGCCGACCACCCGGGCTACGGCTTCGCCGAACACAAGGGATACAGCACGCCCGCGCACAGCCTGGCGCTGACCCGGCTGGGTCCGTGCCCGGAGCACCGGTATTCGTTCATCAACGTCCGGCGGGTGGCGAACGGGTCGAACACCCGGCTGGTGGCCGAATGCCTTCCCGACCCTCCGGACGAGCATGGCGAATACCGTTGAGGAAAGATGAGATCAGTTCCCACTGGCAGGGAGAAGGACGTCTGAGCAGATGAGTGCCCCATGAGTGCTGAAGATCTCGAAAAGTATGAAACCGAGATGGAGCTCTCGCTGTACCGCGAATACAAGGACATCGTCGGCCAGTTCAGCTACGTCGTGGAAACCGAGCGGCGCTTCTACCTGGCCAACAGCGTGGAGATGGTGCCCCGCAACGCCGACGGCGAAGTCTATTTCGAGTTGCGCTTGTCCGACGCCTGGGTGTGGGACATGTACCGGCCGGCACGGTTCGTCAAGCAGGTGCGGGTGGTCACCTTCAAGGACGTCAACATCGAGGAAGTCGAGAAGCCCGAGCTGCGGCTGCCCGAATAGCCGCTATGCCGTCGGCTCGGAGGGCAGGCGGCCGCGGTGATCGATGACGAGCCGCGCCACGTCGGCGAGCTTGATGTTGAAGCTCTGGGAGTGGCGTCGCAGCAGGTCAAACGCCTCCTGCTCGCTTAAATCGTGCAGGGTCATCAACATGCCGACCGCCTTGCCGATCTCGCGATTGCTGACCAGTCCCCGCCGCAGGCTGGAGGCGTCTTCGCCCTTGGCGATCGCGTTGATGGCCACGCTCGCGAACGAGGCGAGCACCGCCGCCCGTCCGGCGGCCTCGGCGTCGAATACGCCCGCGGTCTCGCTGAACAGGTTGAGCGTGGCGCCCTTGCGTTTGTCGACCAGGATGCGAAATCCCATGGCGCCGCGCACCGGAGTCTCGGCGAGCAGCGCGGCCGCCAGTTTGGGCCACTGCGACGGCGTGGTCAGGTCCGGTTCGATCTGCGGGGCTTCCTCTTCGATGGCGTCGATGCAGGGTCCGTCGCCGGCGCGCCGTTCCAGGTCGTCGACATGCTGCGCGAGCCGGGAGCTCGCGCCCGCGGTGGCATAGCTGCCGTCGCTCTTCCGGATCAGCAGGCTGGCGTGGTCACAGCCCGGGACGATCATGGTGGCCGCCACGCAGATGGCGGAGTACATCTCGCCGGCGTCGGAGCCCTGGTAGATGATCTCGGCCAGGGCAGAGAAAACCGTCCCGGGGTCCGCTGTCATGCCGCCCGGTGGTGTCATCTCTGCCTCGGCGTTCGGTTCATCGGCCAAGTCTTCCCCAGTGTTTGCTTTTCGCTGTTTGCCGAGCTTCACACATTGGCTCGTCCTTGGATAGCCGTGCCGGCTGCCTTCACACCGTTCGGCGGCCGAAATCGGCCGGTGTTTGGCTTACCTGGCTGGTGGGAAAGCCAAAGCGAATGGGAATCACTGTCGCCGTCACGGGGCCGACCGGGGAGATCGGCGTCTCGGCGATGACGGCGCTCGAGCGCGAACCCGCGGTGGACAAGATCGTCGCGATGGCGCGCCGGCCGTTCGAGCCGTCGACACGGGGATGGGTGAAGACCCGCTACCAGCAGGGCGACATTCTGGACCGCGACGCGGTCGACGCATTGGTCGGCCAGGCCGACGTGGTGGTCCACTTGGCTTTCATCATCATGGGTTCGCGGGACGAGAGCGCGAAAGTCAACCTGCAGGGCACCCGTAACGTGTTCGAGGCCACGGTCGCCGCTGCGCGGCCGCGGCGGCTGGTCTACACGTCGTCGGTGGCGGCCTACGGCTACCACTCCGACAATCCCGTGCCGCTCACCGAGGACGTGCCGACGCGTGGATCCGCCGAGCACTATTACTCCGAGCAGAGGCGGCGTGCGAGGCCGCACTCGCGGAGATCACCAAGGGTTCGTCGTTGGAGGTCTTCGTGCTGCGGCCGTGCGTGGTCGCGGGGCCCAAGGCCCACGCGCTGGCGGACGCGATGCCGTGGAAGCGGCTGCCTGGCCCGGTGCGGGCGGTCGCCAGGGCGGTGCCGCTGCTCAAGCCGGTCGTGCCGGACCCGGGCTTTCCGCTGCAACTGGTGCACCACGATGACGTCGCGACCGCGATCGCGCTGGCGGCCACCGCCCCGGTGCCGCCCGGCGCGTACAACATCGCCGCTGGCGGCGAAGTGACGATCACGGACGTGGCCAATGCGCTGGGCGGCCGCGGGGTACGGGTTCCGGCGAGCGCCGCGTCGGCGGCGTCCGCGGCGATCTCCCATCTGCCGTTTGTTCCTTCGCTCGTCGAATGGCTGCATGTGGCGAGGACGTCGGTGGTGATGGACACTCGCAAAGCGCAACGGGAACTGGGCTGGCACCCCACACATTCGTCGGCCGAGACCCTGGCGGCGTTGGCCCAAGCGGTGTGAGACACCGCTAAGCCACAATTGACCGGTGGGACACGTAACCGCGCGGCGGCGGGTGAGACACCTCAGCGCCGAACAGGCGATCACCCGATCGGAAACCCTGGCCGTCGAGGAACCGCTGGAGATCCGCGTCGACGGCACGCCGATCACGGTCACGATGCGCACACCCGGCTCCGATATCGAACTCGCGCAAGGCTTTCTGCTCACCGAAGGGGTTATCGGGGGCCGCGAGGATGTACTGACCATCCGCTACTGCGGCGGCCGCGACGACGACGGGGTCAACACCTACAACGTGCTGGACGCGACGCTGGCCCCGGGCGTCCGGCCGCCCAATCTCGACATCACGCGCAACTTCTACACCACCTCGTCGTGCGGGGTGTGCGGCAAGGCATCGCTGGACGCGGTGCGGTTGATCAGCCGGTACTCACCCGGCGACGATCCCGCCACGGTGGCGGCGGCCACGCTCAGGGCGATGCCCGGCCAACTGCGCAGCGCGCAAAAGGTTTTCGCCAGCACCGGCGGGCTGCACGCGGCGGCGTTGTTCGCCGTGGACGGCACCATGCTCGTCGTGCGCGAAGACATCGGCCGGCACAACGCCGTCGACAAGGTCATCGGCTGGGCGGTGGA is from Mycobacterium conspicuum and encodes:
- the rpsP gene encoding 30S ribosomal protein S16; this encodes MAVKIKLTRLGKIRNPQYRIAVADARTRRDGRSIEVIGRYHPKEEPSLIEIDSERAQYWLSVGAQPTEPVRKLLQITGDWQKFKGLPGAEGRLKVKPAKPSKLELFNAALAAAEGAPTTEAAKPKKKAGAKKAAKTEEATPEAEDAHPAAEAEPAGEAGEAVAEAAAEAPAEAAEPTETAETESAES
- a CDS encoding RNA-binding protein; its protein translation is MSTVVVDAVEHLVRGIVDNPDDVRVDMVTSRRGRTVEVHVHPDDLGKVIGRGGRTATALRTLVAGIGGRGIRVDVVDTDQ
- the rimM gene encoding ribosome maturation factor RimM (Essential for efficient processing of 16S rRNA); its protein translation is MELTVGRVVKAHGVSGEVVVEIRTDDPGERFAPGTTLRAKRSRDGGGEERRYVVEGAREHSGRLLVRLAGVADRDAADALRGSLFVIDSDDLPPIDEPDTYYDHQLEGLRVRTVTGTDVGVVAEVLHTAAGELLAVKGDSGEVLVPFVGAIVTSVSLDDGTVLIDPPDGLLDLT
- the trmD gene encoding tRNA (guanosine(37)-N1)-methyltransferase TrmD, which gives rise to MRVDVVTIFPSYLDPLRQSLPGKAIESGLVDLRVHDLRRWTHDVHRSVDDAPYGGGPGMVMRAPVWGDALDEICSGETLLVVPTPAGALFTQATAQRWSAEAHLVFACGRYEGIDQRVIDDAARRMRVEEVSIGDYVLPGGEAAAVVMIEAVLRLVAGFLGNPASLQEDSHSPGLDGLLEGPSYTRPPSWRGLDVPEVLLSGDHARIAAWRREVSLQRTRERRPDLRQDADRD
- a CDS encoding serine hydrolase; translated protein: MHPRPLALLSAMAVVTLVLAGCDQAILESTALNKAAKPTYSAPGSVQPQPKLADMLLQAGAPPAMAERPPTLGYSGLSGVQARIQQASDQAAAAGANLSVAVLDRFTHQLVSNGDAPIPGIASVAKLFIADDLLAAESAGKTTLSPEDRQAMDIMLQASDDGAAEKFWGQNGGDVIVSQVANRYGLAATTPPGDGRWWNTISTAGDLVRYYEKLLDGAGGLPPERARMIINDLAQSTPNGNDGYPQRFGIPDGLYAEPVAVKQGWMCCIGADWMHLSTGVIGADRRYIMVIESLQPSDDATARATITQAVKTIFPNGRI
- the rplS gene encoding 50S ribosomal protein L19: MNRLDFVDQTSLRDDIPAFGPGDTINVHVKVIEGAKERIQVFKGVVIRRQGGGIRETFTVRKESYGVGVERTFPVHSPNIDHIEVVTRGDVRRAKLYYLRELRGKKAKIKEKR
- the lepB gene encoding signal peptidase I, translated to MTETTDSSPEPQPDGETEAAPEGPPPGAADEPKKRSTLRELALLAVIAVVLYYVMLTFVARPYLIPSESMEPTLHGCAGCVGDRIMVDKLTYRFGSPQPGDVIVFKGPPNWNYGYKSIRSHNTALRWVQNALSFIGFVPPDENDLVKRVIAVGGQTVQCRADTGLTVNGKPLKEPFLNSATMMADPAVYPCLGSEFGPVTVPQGRLWVMGDNRTHSADSRAHCNSTPADAVKGILCTGDPAAGTVPVSNVIGKARFIVWPPSRWGGVGSVNPQQGR
- a CDS encoding ribonuclease HII gives rise to the protein MATTWPPRTVIRKASGLRTLESALHRSGLGPVAGVDEVGRGACAGPLVVAACVLGPGRLESLAALDDSKKLTEKVREKLFPLICRYALAYHVVFIPSVEVDRRGVHVANIEGMRRAVAGLSVRPGYVLSDGFRVPGLTVPSLPVVGGDAAAACIAAASVLAKVSRDRFMVAMDADHPGYGFAEHKGYSTPAHSLALTRLGPCPEHRYSFINVRRVANGSNTRLVAECLPDPPDEHGEYR
- a CDS encoding DUF2469 domain-containing protein, which gives rise to MSAEDLEKYETEMELSLYREYKDIVGQFSYVVETERRFYLANSVEMVPRNADGEVYFELRLSDAWVWDMYRPARFVKQVRVVTFKDVNIEEVEKPELRLPE
- a CDS encoding GAF and ANTAR domain-containing protein, with product MTPPGGMTADPGTVFSALAEIIYQGSDAGEMYSAICVAATMIVPGCDHASLLIRKSDGSYATAGASSRLAQHVDDLERRAGDGPCIDAIEEEAPQIEPDLTTPSQWPKLAAALLAETPVRGAMGFRILVDKRKGATLNLFSETAGVFDAEAAGRAAVLASFASVAINAIAKGEDASSLRRGLVSNREIGKAVGMLMTLHDLSEQEAFDLLRRHSQSFNIKLADVARLVIDHRGRLPSEPTA
- the fdhD gene encoding formate dehydrogenase accessory sulfurtransferase FdhD, which codes for MGHVTARRRVRHLSAEQAITRSETLAVEEPLEIRVDGTPITVTMRTPGSDIELAQGFLLTEGVIGGREDVLTIRYCGGRDDDGVNTYNVLDATLAPGVRPPNLDITRNFYTTSSCGVCGKASLDAVRLISRYSPGDDPATVAAATLRAMPGQLRSAQKVFASTGGLHAAALFAVDGTMLVVREDIGRHNAVDKVIGWAVEQDRVPLSASVLLVSGRASFELTQKALLAGIPMLAAVSAPSSLAVSLAEESGITLVAFLREDSMNVYTRADRICG